AGTCTCCTTTTGAAAACCTGAATTGAAAAAATACTTAAGTTCGAATATACCGTGAGGGGTTTTTATATATTTATTAGCGATGGCACGGCTGACCGTCGTTTCATGCACATCGATCTTTTTGGCTATTTCGCTCATTGTCAAGGGTTTCAAGGAATGAGGGCCGAAATTAAAAAAATCCTCCTGGCTTTGGATAATCGCTTCGGCAACCCTTAAAAGAGTACTTTCCCTCATCTTCAAACACTTAATCAAGAAAAGCCCCGAACGTTTTTTTTCTTTCAAATAATTTTTTAAATAGGGATCTTTATCCTGTTGACTGAGCAGACTCTCATAATAGTGATTAATACGCAACCTAGGTATTACCTCTTCGTTGAAGTAAACTTTCCAGCTTCCCGCTTCTTTAACAACAATAAGATCTACCTGGATTATCTTTTCTTTCTCATCACCCCGATACTTCGAACCTGGAAAGGGATTAAGGGAACGAATGGACTCAACCGCTTCCTGGACTTGTTTAAGGTTTACTTTTAATTGTTTTGCTATTTCAGATAATTTTTTCTTTTCTAGCAGAGTTAAATACTCGCTAACAATACGAAACTCTAAAGAGTTTTCCTTTCCCAAGGCTTTGAGCTGTAACAAAAGGCATTCAGAAAGGTTTCTCGCAGCTATACCTGGGGGATCAAGAGATTGAACAAGCTCCAAAGCTTTTTCCACCAAACCATAAGGCAAACCCAGTTCATGAGCGATGTTTTCCAACTCAGTGTTTAAATATCCCCTGTCATCTAAATTACCAATGATGTAATGAGCGGCTTCCAAAAGGGTGTTGTCGGTGCAAACCAAAGAAAGTTGCTTAGAAAGTTCCGTAACCATGGATTCAGGGACAACCTGGGAATCGAAAAAAAACTGCCTCTTTTTTTCATCTTCAGTCGATCTTTG
The DNA window shown above is from Methylacidiphilum caldifontis and carries:
- the rpoN gene encoding RNA polymerase factor sigma-54 — translated: MSTSLGLYQSIKLHQALSPQMQHSLTILQAPAVELSAIIQQELLSNPLLEMSEDKPLGGQSIEGLLQEKEKWYDYLGPNFEGSQRSTEDEKKRQFFFDSQVVPESMVTELSKQLSLVCTDNTLLEAAHYIIGNLDDRGYLNTELENIAHELGLPYGLVEKALELVQSLDPPGIAARNLSECLLLQLKALGKENSLEFRIVSEYLTLLEKKKLSEIAKQLKVNLKQVQEAVESIRSLNPFPGSKYRGDEKEKIIQVDLIVVKEAGSWKVYFNEEVIPRLRINHYYESLLSQQDKDPYLKNYLKEKKRSGLFLIKCLKMRESTLLRVAEAIIQSQEDFFNFGPHSLKPLTMSEIAKKIDVHETTVSRAIANKYIKTPHGIFELKYFFNSGFQKETGEFVANQIVKEAIERLIRNEDPKSPLSDQQIVALLAKEGIKMARRTIAKYRAHLKILPSHLRRTS